TCTCGATACCGCGGCGGAGAAGAGTGGACCAGGGGACGAGCTACTTGCCTCTGGCCTGTTCGGCATCTGGAAGGATCGAAGCGACATTGACGACAGCGTTGAGTTTGCCCGGCTAATCCGACAGCGAGCCGAACGGCGTCATGGCTGACATCTCGCTGCTGCTCGATACCGACGCCTTGATCGAGTCTTTCCGCGGCAGCCCTCAGGCCGCCACGTGGCTGGGCGGACATGGCAAGAGCGTCATCGGCATTCCTGTGATCGTCTGGATGGAGCTGCTGCAAGGTGCCCGCGATCGGATGGAGCAAGAGCAGATCGAGCAGCGGCTCGCGATCCTGCCCGTCGAACACATCTGCACCGACGACTCGCGTCATGCGGCAAGTCGGTTTGCCGCGTACCGGCTCAGCCACGGCATCGGCATGCTGGACTGTCTGATCGCCGCGGCTGCGCTCCGCACCGCGGTGCCGAACCTCAGTCACTTCGCACCAATCCACGGCATCGATGCGCGCCGGCCGTACGCGCGGACGGCCACATGGAGGGCGAAGTAATG
This genomic stretch from Deltaproteobacteria bacterium harbors:
- a CDS encoding PIN domain-containing protein, which produces MADISLLLDTDALIESFRGSPQAATWLGGHGKSVIGIPVIVWMELLQGARDRMEQEQIEQRLAILPVEHICTDDSRHAASRFAAYRLSHGIGMLDCLIAAAALRTAVPNLSHFAPIHGIDARRPYARTATWRAK